In a single window of the Methanofollis ethanolicus genome:
- a CDS encoding ArsR/SmtB family transcription factor gives MLDNGEVSRLLDILGNRNRRRIIDLLRLKPCFVTEISDKLMISPKAVIEHLQMMEQEEILSSFHDDRRRKYYCLVREIRVDVRLEGNETAPFPRPGESRGAKYLTALFMLTRMLRTRDSLIANLEEIEREIEVKMNDVVKYSREILSNETEMDLVLALAHCTLTLQDLEEYTGLEAEPVEAMLEDLIGKGIVEQNGKEYMLRVSYAEQPL, from the coding sequence ATGCTCGATAACGGTGAAGTCTCCCGCCTCCTTGATATCCTCGGGAACAGGAACAGGAGGCGGATCATCGATCTTCTCAGGCTGAAGCCCTGCTTTGTCACCGAGATCTCGGACAAACTGATGATCTCGCCGAAGGCGGTGATCGAACATCTGCAGATGATGGAACAGGAGGAGATCCTCTCTTCGTTCCACGACGACCGCCGGCGGAAGTATTATTGTCTGGTACGTGAGATCAGGGTCGATGTGAGGCTTGAGGGGAACGAGACGGCTCCCTTCCCCAGGCCGGGAGAGAGCAGAGGGGCGAAATATCTCACCGCGCTCTTCATGCTCACCAGGATGCTCCGCACGCGGGACAGTCTCATCGCAAACCTCGAAGAGATCGAGCGGGAGATCGAGGTCAAGATGAATGATGTGGTGAAGTACAGCAGGGAGATCCTCTCGAACGAGACCGAGATGGATCTGGTGCTGGCCCTTGCCCACTGTACCCTCACCCTGCAGGACCTCGAAGAGTACACCGGTCTCGAAGCCGAACCGGTGGAAGCGATGCTCGAAGATCTTATCGGAAAAGGGATCGTGGAACAGAACGGGAAAGAGTATATGCTGCGTGTTTCCTATGCCGAACAACCCTTATGA
- a CDS encoding CapA family protein — protein sequence MRIVCTGDFSASGVFFDQVQAGEEIFDEQIRALFRDADVCHINLENPITDAPPRQKESGGANLKAPLNTAGYLKERHVGICTLANNHIMDSGLSGVEETVRRLEESGIRHYGVGGYPEYLMVGHGGTKVALIASCHREGPMWDGRTPAPYYFDLKKIRALIREVRETEDPDAVIYTYHGGTEYNIVPEPKRRAFFHEIARAGADLVIGHHAHAPQGIETVDGRTIVYGLGNFCFDVPTHHNVSYTCDSYCLGVEIGDGGEVALTRYYYHIDLEKRMVVLANDKERQECFRRRLQVFDSEEQYRQAWYKDAFRVYCTNRFPNVSRSPAAAGQTDGNGHSIEKGAVFRKMRERGMGSVPAAAIKTVVSDLRHESLRPFFFGAIRHLIREKAGHTR from the coding sequence ATGAGGATCGTATGTACGGGGGATTTCTCGGCAAGCGGCGTTTTTTTTGACCAGGTACAGGCAGGGGAGGAGATCTTCGACGAGCAGATCAGGGCCCTTTTCCGTGACGCGGATGTCTGCCACATCAACCTCGAAAACCCCATCACCGATGCCCCGCCCAGGCAGAAGGAGAGCGGCGGTGCCAACCTGAAGGCCCCCCTGAATACGGCCGGGTACCTGAAGGAGAGGCATGTCGGCATCTGCACTCTCGCGAACAACCATATCATGGACAGCGGCCTTAGCGGTGTGGAGGAGACGGTCAGGCGCCTGGAGGAGAGCGGTATCAGGCACTACGGCGTCGGCGGTTATCCCGAATACCTCATGGTCGGTCATGGCGGGACGAAGGTCGCCCTCATCGCCTCCTGCCACCGGGAGGGCCCGATGTGGGACGGGAGGACGCCGGCACCGTACTATTTTGACCTCAAAAAGATCCGTGCCCTGATCAGGGAAGTCAGGGAGACCGAAGACCCCGACGCGGTCATCTACACCTACCATGGCGGGACCGAGTACAATATCGTCCCCGAACCAAAGAGGCGGGCCTTTTTCCATGAGATCGCCCGTGCCGGGGCCGACCTGGTCATCGGTCACCATGCCCATGCCCCACAGGGCATCGAGACAGTCGACGGTCGGACTATCGTCTATGGTCTCGGGAACTTCTGTTTCGACGTCCCGACCCACCACAATGTCTCGTACACCTGCGACTCGTACTGTCTCGGGGTGGAGATCGGGGACGGCGGCGAGGTCGCCCTCACCCGGTATTACTATCATATCGACCTGGAGAAGAGGATGGTCGTCCTGGCGAACGACAAAGAGAGGCAGGAGTGTTTCCGGCGGCGCCTGCAGGTCTTCGACTCGGAGGAGCAGTACAGGCAGGCGTGGTATAAGGACGCGTTCAGGGTCTACTGCACGAACCGCTTCCCGAATGTCTCGCGGTCCCCTGCTGCCGCAGGGCAGACGGACGGGAACGGGCATTCGATCGAAAAAGGTGCGGTCTTCAGGAAGATGCGGGAGAGGGGGATGGGCAGCGTGCCTGCGGCGGCGATCAAGACGGTGGTGTCTGACCTGAGGCACGAAAGCCTGCGGCCCTTCTTTTTCGGCGCGATCAGGCACCTCATCAGGGAGAAGGCTGGTCACACCCGCTGA
- a CDS encoding SDR family oxidoreductase has product MKYIVTGGAGFIGSHIAEALRDEHEVVVIDDFSTGHPENLRGFDVTLVEGNVADLPLLKRIFAGADGVFHQAAIASVPKSVADPLATHQANLTGTLNVLLAARDAGVRKVVLASSSAVYGESPELPKREGMLPEPLSPYAVSKLAGEHYAASFSRLYGLQAVCLRYFNVFGPRQDPSSPYSGVISIFADRILAGRPITIYGDGEQTRDFVYVADVVRANLRAMEGGAEGVFNIARGRTTTLNALAETMMRAAGRTVEVGHAEARAGDIRHSCADITRAQETLGWAPEWGLEDGLAWTIRAAGPQRV; this is encoded by the coding sequence ATGAAATATATCGTCACTGGCGGCGCAGGATTTATCGGCTCCCATATCGCCGAGGCGCTCAGAGATGAGCACGAGGTCGTCGTCATCGACGACTTCTCGACAGGTCACCCTGAGAACCTCCGGGGTTTCGACGTCACACTCGTCGAGGGAAACGTGGCCGACCTCCCCCTGCTGAAGAGGATCTTCGCCGGCGCCGACGGCGTCTTCCACCAGGCGGCGATCGCCTCGGTGCCGAAGTCGGTCGCCGACCCCCTCGCCACCCACCAGGCAAACCTCACCGGCACCCTGAACGTCCTCCTCGCCGCACGGGACGCGGGCGTGCGGAAGGTGGTCCTCGCCTCCTCCTCGGCCGTCTACGGCGAGAGCCCCGAACTCCCGAAGAGGGAGGGGATGCTCCCCGAACCCCTCTCGCCATACGCCGTCTCCAAACTCGCGGGCGAGCACTATGCCGCCTCCTTCTCGCGGCTGTACGGCCTGCAGGCCGTCTGCCTGCGGTACTTCAACGTCTTCGGCCCGCGGCAGGATCCCTCGTCCCCGTACTCGGGAGTGATCTCGATCTTTGCCGACCGTATCCTCGCGGGCAGACCGATCACCATCTATGGCGACGGCGAGCAGACGCGGGACTTCGTCTATGTCGCCGACGTCGTCAGGGCCAACCTCCGTGCGATGGAGGGCGGCGCCGAAGGAGTCTTCAACATCGCCCGCGGCCGCACGACCACCCTGAACGCCCTTGCAGAGACGATGATGCGGGCCGCGGGCCGGACCGTGGAAGTCGGGCACGCGGAGGCGCGGGCAGGCGACATCAGGCACTCGTGTGCCGACATCACGCGGGCGCAGGAAACCCTCGGGTGGGCGCCCGAGTGGGGGCTTGAGGACGGCCTTGCCTGGACAATCCGGGCGGCAGGCCCTCAGCGGGTGTGA
- the guaB gene encoding IMP dehydrogenase produces MYAEKLNVPTALTFDDVLLVPAASLVEPSEADVHAIFSKNIPLNIPIVSSAMDTVTESEMAIALARLGGIGVIHRNMKPEREVEMVSRVKRAEDLIEREVLSVGPDATLSEVEELMNKHGIGGVPVIEKNHLVGIISRRDIRAIVHRRGKEAVRSIMTTAPITAREDVTAETALETMYSSKVERLPVTNGDGRLLGIITMQDILEKRAYPLANRDADGSLRVAAAVGPFDFERAMMLDEAGVDAIVVDCAHGHNLHVVKAVREIKASAKADIVAGNIATAAAASELSDTVDGLKVGIGPGSICTTRIVAGVGVPQVSAISSVADVAGPLGIPVIADGGVRYSGDIAKAIAAGANCVMMGSLLAGTDEAPGRVIAMQGRKYKQYRGMGSLGVMSGGESSDRYFQKKGIGRTKYVPEGVEGAIPYVGNVSDVVYQLVGGLKSAMGYTGSATIEDLRTKGMFVRITAAGMGESHPHNILITDEAPNYRLMS; encoded by the coding sequence ATGTATGCCGAAAAACTGAACGTGCCCACGGCCCTCACCTTCGACGACGTCCTCCTTGTCCCGGCGGCGTCCCTTGTCGAACCGAGCGAGGCCGATGTCCACGCAATCTTCTCGAAGAACATTCCCCTGAATATCCCGATCGTCTCGTCCGCGATGGACACGGTGACCGAGTCGGAGATGGCCATCGCCCTTGCCCGCCTCGGCGGCATCGGCGTGATCCACCGGAACATGAAGCCTGAGCGGGAAGTGGAGATGGTCAGCCGGGTGAAGCGTGCGGAAGACCTGATCGAGCGCGAGGTGCTCTCTGTCGGGCCTGACGCCACCCTCTCCGAGGTGGAGGAACTGATGAACAAGCACGGCATCGGCGGGGTGCCGGTCATCGAGAAGAACCATCTTGTCGGGATCATCTCGCGCCGCGACATCAGGGCGATCGTCCACCGCCGGGGCAAAGAGGCGGTCCGCTCGATCATGACGACGGCGCCGATCACGGCCCGCGAGGACGTCACCGCCGAAACGGCGCTGGAGACGATGTACTCGAGCAAGGTCGAGCGCCTGCCGGTCACCAACGGCGACGGGAGACTGCTCGGCATCATCACGATGCAGGACATCCTGGAGAAGCGCGCCTATCCCCTGGCAAACAGGGACGCGGACGGGAGCCTCCGGGTCGCCGCGGCTGTCGGCCCCTTCGACTTCGAGAGGGCGATGATGCTCGACGAGGCCGGGGTGGACGCGATCGTGGTGGACTGCGCCCACGGCCATAACCTCCATGTGGTGAAGGCGGTGCGCGAGATCAAGGCGAGCGCAAAGGCCGACATCGTCGCGGGGAACATCGCCACCGCAGCGGCGGCTTCCGAACTCTCCGACACGGTCGACGGCCTGAAGGTCGGGATCGGGCCGGGCTCGATCTGCACGACCAGGATCGTGGCAGGCGTCGGTGTCCCGCAGGTCTCGGCGATCAGTAGCGTCGCCGACGTGGCAGGGCCTCTCGGCATCCCGGTCATCGCGGACGGCGGCGTCCGGTACTCGGGCGACATCGCCAAGGCGATCGCCGCGGGCGCAAACTGCGTGATGATGGGCAGTCTCCTTGCCGGGACAGACGAGGCGCCTGGTCGTGTGATCGCGATGCAGGGCCGGAAGTACAAGCAGTACCGCGGTATGGGGTCACTCGGCGTCATGAGCGGCGGCGAGTCCTCGGACCGCTACTTCCAGAAGAAGGGGATCGGCAGGACCAAGTACGTCCCCGAGGGCGTGGAAGGGGCGATCCCCTATGTCGGGAATGTCTCCGATGTCGTGTACCAGCTCGTCGGCGGCCTCAAGTCGGCGATGGGCTACACGGGGTCGGCGACGATCGAGGACCTCAGGACGAAGGGGATGTTCGTCAGGATCACCGCGGCCGGGATGGGCGAGTCCCACCCGCACAACATTCTCATCACCGACGAGGCCCCGAACTACCGGTTGATGAGCTGA
- a CDS encoding RNA-guided endonuclease InsQ/TnpB family protein translates to MPKGYRYRLYPTRSQVSRLEQTLEVCRWVYNETLVLRKNAWEQEQRSISYYESKRQIPLWKKEHPELSTVYSQVLQDVSMRVDLAFKAFFRRVKARENSGYPRFKGKGRYDSFTYPQYGFKLDGDRLHLSKIGDVRIVLHRPVEGTIKTLAIRRSSTGKWYACFSVEYYPSPLPQKEITVGIDVGLESFATLSNGEKIENPRFFRTDEKALAKAQRKLSKVETGTPERKKARKIVAHIHERIANRRLNFAHQTSRQLVDWFGTIVFEDLNVKNMEKNHHLAKSIADVAWTMFISITESKAEEAGSRVILVNPRNTSQQCSRCGMIVAKTLSDRVHSCPHCGLVMDRDQNAAINILRLGLQSQG, encoded by the coding sequence GTGCCTAAAGGGTATCGTTACCGACTCTACCCAACAAGATCTCAGGTCTCTCGACTGGAGCAGACGCTGGAGGTCTGCCGGTGGGTCTATAACGAGACGCTTGTATTGCGAAAGAACGCGTGGGAACAGGAACAACGTTCTATCTCCTATTACGAATCAAAACGTCAGATCCCTCTCTGGAAAAAGGAGCATCCAGAACTTTCTACTGTCTATTCTCAGGTTTTGCAAGATGTATCCATGCGTGTGGATCTTGCTTTCAAAGCATTCTTCCGGCGCGTAAAGGCCAGGGAAAACTCCGGCTATCCACGTTTTAAGGGAAAAGGACGGTATGACAGTTTCACGTATCCACAGTATGGATTCAAACTCGATGGAGACCGTCTCCACCTCTCAAAGATCGGAGACGTGAGGATCGTCCTTCACCGTCCGGTTGAAGGGACGATCAAAACTCTCGCGATCCGACGGTCATCGACCGGGAAGTGGTATGCCTGCTTCTCGGTTGAGTACTATCCCTCCCCTCTCCCACAGAAGGAGATAACGGTCGGGATCGATGTTGGGCTGGAGTCCTTCGCCACCCTCTCGAACGGAGAGAAGATCGAGAATCCCCGGTTCTTCCGTACCGACGAGAAGGCCCTTGCAAAAGCGCAGAGGAAACTCTCGAAAGTAGAGACAGGAACCCCTGAACGGAAGAAAGCCCGGAAGATCGTCGCACACATCCATGAACGGATCGCCAACAGACGGCTCAATTTTGCTCACCAGACCTCCCGTCAATTGGTGGACTGGTTCGGTACGATTGTATTCGAGGATCTGAATGTCAAGAATATGGAAAAGAACCACCATTTGGCAAAAAGCATTGCCGATGTTGCCTGGACTATGTTCATCTCGATCACAGAGAGCAAAGCGGAAGAGGCTGGCTCACGCGTGATCCTTGTGAACCCCAGAAATACATCTCAGCAGTGCTCCAGATGTGGAATGATCGTCGCAAAGACGTTATCTGATCGGGTGCACTCCTGCCCGCATTGTGGGTTGGTGATGGACCGCGACCAGAACGCGGCGATCAATATTCTGAGATTGGGGCTGCAATCTCAGGGGTGA
- a CDS encoding type II toxin-antitoxin system HicA family toxin → MKLPRTTGEKVIRALKRAGFEEVGMRGSHQYLHHPERGVIVTVPVHSGKTLAPKTLQTILFQAGISLDEFLSLL, encoded by the coding sequence ATGAAACTCCCGAGAACCACAGGGGAGAAAGTGATCCGGGCCTTGAAGCGAGCAGGCTTTGAGGAGGTCGGCATGCGAGGCAGCCACCAATACCTCCACCATCCAGAGCGCGGCGTCATCGTCACTGTTCCCGTCCACTCCGGAAAGACGCTTGCTCCAAAGACACTTCAGACAATTCTCTTTCAGGCCGGGATCTCTCTCGACGAATTTTTATCTCTTCTGTAA
- a CDS encoding type II toxin-antitoxin system HicB family antitoxin: protein MEQNEDGGYTVTVPSLPGCISEGSTWEEALAHIEEAISGYIEVAKKLGSRPG, encoded by the coding sequence ATGGAGCAGAATGAAGACGGAGGGTACACCGTAACGGTTCCCTCCCTCCCGGGTTGCATCAGCGAGGGGTCTACCTGGGAAGAGGCGCTGGCACATATTGAAGAAGCAATCTCGGGGTATATCGAGGTCGCCAAAAAGTTAGGATCAAGACCGGGCTAA
- a CDS encoding CS domain-containing protein, which translates to MPNNPYDEIFKSLAKILGEMTAEGGEPPRIIGCTIIAGGGVPHREEEMPEDDDGIDYEVVEGEDCVYVTAEVPPEAEVAAEFGPREVTLTVGDATETIDLEADIDGEGSSYSVNNGIFDVVCRKAGKTA; encoded by the coding sequence ATGCCGAACAACCCTTATGACGAAATTTTCAAGAGCCTGGCAAAGATCCTCGGCGAGATGACGGCCGAAGGCGGCGAACCGCCGCGGATCATCGGGTGCACGATCATCGCCGGCGGCGGGGTGCCGCACCGGGAGGAGGAGATGCCCGAGGACGACGACGGCATCGACTACGAGGTGGTCGAGGGCGAGGACTGCGTCTATGTCACGGCAGAGGTCCCGCCGGAGGCAGAGGTCGCGGCCGAGTTCGGGCCCCGCGAGGTGACGTTGACGGTCGGCGATGCGACGGAGACGATCGACCTGGAGGCCGACATCGACGGGGAAGGGAGTTCGTACTCGGTCAACAACGGCATCTTCGACGTCGTCTGCAGGAAGGCCGGGAAAACGGCCTGA